The following nucleotide sequence is from Spirochaetales bacterium.
GTTCGAGCTGCGGTGAAAAATATCCTGACGAATTGACAACAGAGGAGGCCCTCGGACTCTGCGATGACCTTGCGGGGCTGGGCCTTCAGATTCTCACGCTTTCAGGGGGCGAGCCCTTTTTAAGAAAAGACTGGTTTCAACTCGCGAAAAGACTTTCCTCTCAAAACGTACTGGTCAACGCGATCTCGAACGGATGGTATATTACGGAGGAACTCATAGACAAGGCGCGGGAAAACGGGCTTGTCAATATCGGAGTCAGTCTCGACGGCTTAAAAGAAACGCATGATTTTATACGGATGAAAGGTTCCTTTGAACGTGTAGTGAATGCGCTCGAAACCATGAGAAGACTCGGTATGTCTTCTGTCGTGTGTACGAGCATCAATAAAAGGAACCTCCCCGAGCTTCCCGAACTATACAAACTCATCAAAGACAAAGGCGTGCAGCGCTGGCAGTTCCAGATCGCTTCGCCGATGGGCAATCTTCTCGAACACATGGAACTGGTCATGGAACCGAAGGAAATCGATGTCCTCATCGATTTTTGCCATACCGTGGCGTGCGAACGCTTCATGGCGGTCGATATTGCCGATGATATCGGGTATTACAATGTCAAACTCAAGGAAATAAGGCAGCAGGAAGAAAACGGCGATAATGAAGTATTTGTCTGGTCGGGATGCAAGGCGGGAAAATGCGTGGCGGGGATACGGGCAAACGGGGATATAACAGGATGTCTCTCCATACGCGACGATAATTTTATCGAAGGAAATGTCCGTTCCATACCGCTCAAAAAACTCTGGACGAGCCCAGGGGCGTTCGCGTGGAACCGGGAGATGACGAAATCTCACCTCAAGGGATTCTGTCGTAAATGCCAGTACGGCGCTTACTGTCTTGGCGGATGCACGGGCGCGAAACTCACCCTGACCGGTTCGCTGTATGAAAACAAATACTGCTCTTTCAGAATCGCGATTGAAAAAGAAGAAAAGAAAATCGGTGAGATCGACGATTTCAATGAACTGATCTCCGGCGCACGCAAAGCGATAGAGGATGAAGAGTATCAGATTGCCGAATTATACCTCTCGCGGGCTCACCGTCTCCGTTTGGATGAACCGGAAATACTCAAAATGCTCGGATTTGTCAATTTCTTTCTCGAAAATTACGAAGAGGCCGAAACGTATAATGAAAAAATCATCGCGATGTATCCTCGGGATGCGTACGCGTACAAGGGACTCGGGCTGTGCCTTGCGAAAACGGGAAGGGTTGAAAAAGGTATCGATTATCTGAAGCAAGCGATATCGCTCGCTTCCGATGATTTCATGGATCCATACTATGATCTTGCCGTCGTTTTGGATGAGAATGACAGAACGAAAGAGGCGGTCGCCTTGCTCGAAGAGGCAAGAGGTAAATCGCAGCCGTTTATCGGTCAATCCGAAGATCTCTATCAATCACTAAAAAGTAAACTCACTCATACAAATTAGGAAGGGTCCGTTTTGTTTTGCCCCGCAAAAATATCCTGGCTGCAGGGCATTCGTCTCATATACATGCCGGATGTCAACCGGACACCTGTTTCATGGCATATTCAAAGGCCTCCTGAAGCATTGCCTGCGGCGGTCGCTTGATAAAACCCTTTTTAATGAGCAGATGAACGGTATCTTGAGCCAATAAAATATCCTTTTTTGCCCTTTCATAGATCTCGTCCCTGCTTTTCGATATTCGCGCGAGACCGTCTTCTACGGCACTCATTGCGACATCCGCCGCTTCATGGGGAAAAACATCGGTTTCATCCATTGCGGCGATGATATTTTCAGGGTGAATACCCCTTTTTTCCGCAAAGGTGGCAAGCGAATTTGCAGCGGCGATCACCATCCTGTCCGATATTTTCGTTGCCCGGATCAAGAGCGCGCCTTTGAGGATTCCGGGAAATCCCAATGCATTGTTGACCTGGTTGGGGAAGTCCCCCCTCCCCGTTGCGACAATAAAAGCGCCGGCTTCCTTTGCCGCGTATGGATAAATTTCAGGGACCGGATTGGCGCAGGCGAACACGATCGGCCGTTCATTCATACGGCCGATCCAATCCCGCTTTACGATATCCGGACCGGGTCTGGAAAGCGCGATCAACACATCTGCGCCCGTCATCGCTTTCTCGATATCGGTAACGCAGGAGGGATTTGTCTTATTACAGAGTTCCCATTTTCTGTCGTCCGGGGAATCCGTTTTCAGGTCATCACGTTTTTTATGGAGGGCGCCCTGTGAATCGAACATAATAATCCGGCCGGGATCCGCTCCGGCTTCGCAGATGATTCGGGCGATGGCCGTATTCGAGGCGCCCGCGCCGATAAAGACGGCTCGCATGCTATTCATCGCTTTTCCGGCAAGCTTGAGCGCGTTAAACAACGCCCCGAGGGTAACGCAGGCCGTTCCCTCGGCATCATCATGCCAGACGGGAATTGAACATCGCTCTTTCAATCTGTCCAGTACCGTATAACAGTTAGGTTGTGAAATATCTTCGAGGTTGATCGCCCCGAAACTCGGTTCCACCATGGAAACAAAATCAATGATCTTTTCAGGATCATGTTCTCCGTCTTTATTTCTGCTGTCGATGCAGAGGGCCGTCGCTTCGAGTCCGCCAAGATATTTCATGAGAAAGGCCTTTCCCTCCATGACACCGAGTCCTCCGGGCGGCGTACAGTCCCCGTCACCGAGTACACATGTGGAATCGCTGACCACCGCCACATGATTTCCTCGTCCGGTCAGCTCGAACGAGGTGTCGTTGTCGTCACGGATCGCGGTCGAAACACCCGATACTCCGGGTGTATACCAGACATTGAACCAGTTGAAACCGAAAACCCCTGCCATCGGAATGGTCTGCATTTTCCCACCGTAAAACCGGTGTGCCAAAAGACTGAGTTTTTTAAGGAAAATCGTTCGTGCACGCGCCGTGATTTCGGGAGAAAGTCTTTCCGAGAAGAGATTGTCGATATTCTGCAATGTTATTTTCACTTTCTTCACTTATATCATACCTCCGTTCGTCTCCGATTCCCGGATACAAACCGCCGCGTTATTTCTCATCACCTCATGCCGCGACACGAACAAAATGCCGCAGGTTAAGAACCCGGACAACTGTCTTCCTTTTTATTATTGCTTAATGAGAGAATGTAGCATAAACTGAACATATGAGCAATAAAATTCAATGGGGAATTATCGCGACGGGTACCATTGCCAACAAGTTCGCCGCCGATTTTTCAAGGGTCGGGGAAGGAGAGTTGGCCGGTATCGGTTCCCGCTTCACCGACAAAGCGAAAAGCTTTGCGAAAAAATACGGTATCAAGCGCTTTTACGGCTCCTACCGGGAACTGGCAGAAGATCCGGCGATCGACGCGATATATATCGCAACACCCAACCACCTCCACCATGATAACACCCTGATGTGTCTCGACGCCGGAAAATCCGTTCTCTGTGAAAAACCCTTTACCCTTAACAAGGATCAGACAGCCCGGTGTATCGATACGGCCGTAAAAAGAAAAGCGTTCCTTATGGAAGCGATGTGGATGAGGTTCAATCCCGCGATCACCCGGTTGATGGAATATCTTTCGAAATCATCAATCGGCGATATCGTCGGTATCCGGGCCGATTTCGGTTTTTCAACACCCTTTGACCCCGCATCGCGTCTTTTTAATCCCGGGTTGGGCGGCGGCGCGCTTCTTGATGTGGGCGTATATACCATTTCACTCGCCGTCATGATTCTGGGAAAACCACTTGAAATCAAAAGCATGGCGGCCATCGGAAAATCGGGAGTCGATGAGGAAAACTCGGTTGTTCTGCGGCATAAAGGCGACAGATTGTCGGTCCTTACATCGGGCTTCCGCGCCAACACATCGCGGGAAGCGGACATCTACGGCACGGAGGGAAACATCAAACTCCATGCCCCATGGCACCGGGCACCGAAGCTTACCCTGTTCAGAAACGAAAGCAGGAAAACAATAATCGTGAGGAAAGACACCTTTGCGGAAAAAAGCCAGGGGCTCAACAATCAGGTAGACCATGTGATCGGCTGTATGAAAAAGGGGTACGGGGAAAGCCCGGTGATGCCCTGGTCGGATTCGCTTCTGGTCATGGAAATAATGGATGAGATCCGCACCCAATGGGGACTCAGATACCCGCAGGAAGCCTGATCGAAATGAATTTGATTCTTTTTAAACAATACGATACAATACCGCCACACGATGTTACGGCATCGAAAACGAGGAGGTATATGAATGAGCGGTATTGCGGGTTTTCTTGATTTCGGCGAAGAATGGAGAGGGAAGAATAAACATGATGTTCTGCTCAGGATGATCAAAGTGCTCGAGCACCGGGGACCCGATATGTCCGGAACATACGAAAAGGATCCATGTCACCTTGCGCACTGCCGGCTCAGCATCATCGATTTGAGTAAGGCGGGAAGACAGCCCGTAACGAACTCAAAAGGTACCATCACGATGATCTATGCCGGAACAACATACAATTACAAGGAATTGCGAAACCGCTATCACCTTGATGAAAAAGGATACGTCTTCAATTCGTCGTCCGACGCCGAGGTCCTCCTCCATCTCTACGAAGAACTCGGGATCAACTTTTTAAAGCAGCTCAACGGGATTTTTTCCCTCGCAATCTGGGACACCCGTTCAAGGACATTGTATTGCGCGCGGGACCCGTACGGGTTCGCGCCGCTTTTTTATCTCCATCAGGGGAAAAGCTTCTGGTTCGGATCCGAGATCAAGGCCGTTCTTCAATCTCCCTTCTACACACCGCAGCCGGACCTCGAAGCCCTTTACCACTTTTTCGGCTACGACTATGTTCCGGGAACCCTCACCCCGTTTCAGGGAATCAGGGAACTGCCCCCGGGCCGCGTTCTTGCAATCGGCATGGACAAACGGGAACCCGTGCTTACCCGTTTCTTCGATATCGCCTATGATATCGACAAACGGATATCCGAAAAGGAGGCGATCGCCCGTTCACGGGACCTCATGATACAAGCGGTAAAGCGGCAGCTCGCGGCCGATGTTAAGGTGGGCGTCATGTTGTCCGGGGGCATGGATTCGAGTACACTTTCGGCATTGTGCGCGAAGATTCGCGGAGATTCGGACTTTCATACCTTTGCGCTTTCTTTCGACGATGTCTCCTTTGACGAATCGCCCTACTCGCAACTCGTTTCGCGCGTACTCGGAACCCGTCATCACGAAATCAAGGTAACGGCGGAAAAGGTGAAAGCGCTTTTACCGAAGCACCTCGTCTATATCGACGAACCGTATGCCGACGGCGCGGCCATTCCCACCTACCTCCTCGCCGAGACGGCAAAAGACTTTGTCTCCGTTCTCCTTTCCGGGGAAGGGGGGGATGAGTTTTTCGCCGGATACACGCTCTACAGCGCCTACAAGATCAGACGATTGTACCGCGCGCTCGTTCCGGGGTTCATTCGCAAGGGAATCATCCGCCCGCTCGTCCACAAGCTTCCCGTTTCCTACGACAAACTCAGTTTCGATTTCAAGGCGAAACGATTCACACACGGGTGCGAACTGTCGGTCCCGCATTCGCATTACAAGTGGCGGGAGGTGCTCTCGAAGGAGGCCCGGCTCGAGGTATTCGCTTCACCGGAACGTTTTTCCGGATTCCCCGAATCCCAGCAGTTTTTCATCGACACATTCGAGTCGGCAAATGCGAAAGACACCCTCAACAAACTGATGTACGTCGAGTTCAACAACCAGCTTCCCAACGACCTCATGATCAAAAACGAGCGGATGACAATGGCCCACTCGATCGAGGCCCGTGTCCCCTTTACCGACAACGACCTCGTCCGCTTCCTCTCCACCATGCCGGTGCATTATAAAATGAAGGGGATGAGGAAAAAGCATCTCATGCGTTCGGCCATGAAAGGTCTTCTTCCCAAAGAAATCATCGAGAAAAAAAAGGTTGGGATGGAGATGCCCTACTCGAAGTGGTTTTGTTCCGAATTGCGCGATTTCACGGACGGGATCATATCGGAAAAAAGGTTGAACGACACGGGACTCTTCAACGGCAAAGAGGTCCGGCGGCTCTGGGACGAACACCAGACCATGAAGGTGGATCACGGAAGGTTCTTCTGGGGACTTCTCAGCTACATGCTCTGGCACGAGGCGTATATCGAAAAACGGAACTTCGCCGATTACCTTTCTCCGCCGCGAAAACCGAGAGTGAAAAACGTTTAATCTGATAATAAAGAGGAATCATTATGGATAATTTTTTCTGGCTTCCTTCGATACGCATTAAAGGATACCGTCCATTTAATGACGTGTTATTCAGATTCAGGAAACTACAGGTTATCGTCGGTGCGAACGGATCGGGAAAATCGAGTCTATTTGAATTCCTGAAATTTCTCCGGGATGCATGCTATCAGGAAATACCCCCTGAAATAGTCAGCGGTACCATTGGACAGCAAATTTTCCATAAACCGGGCGAGGACAAACTCTGGTGGAGTGCGGAAATTGATTTAAGTGAGAGAGTCCCGCTTTATTTCCAGGGAGAATTGATAGGGCCCATCGGTTCAACGAAAATCATATTCGAACGGGTCATTTCAAAAAGGCCGTTACATCCGGAATTCAACGCCGGCTACAAATTCCTGGATTTGAGAAACGGGAAAGGGAACATCCGGGATCCAAGAGACGGCAAATTCAAACGAAGAGAGTGGGATTTGAAGAAACCAAATCTCCTCGGTTTGAGTGCAATCACGGATCCATCGTTATTTACGTTATATAAATTGAGAGAGTTTGTCCGCGGATGGAGATTCTATAATTCCTTTAACATAAACAATGAAAAAATAAGGAAATCGGTCCCGACAAGCCAGGAACCTGTTTTACACGAGGACGCCGGAAATCTGAGCGCCGTTCTGTTTTATCTTATGAGTGAGCACAGAGACAAATTCGAAGAACTAAAATCTGTTATTAAAGAAGCCGTACCCGGATTCAGTAATCTTAACGTCAAAGCACGAGGAGGGCCGGGGGAGGTTATTGCATTCTGGCAGGAAAACAACATCGACCAGGAATTATCGCTGGCCGATTTATCAGACGGAACACTCCGATTTATTTCATGGGCAGTTCTTTCGATAATGCCTCATCCGCCTTCATTGATCTGCATTGACGAACCGGACCAGGGGGTTCATCCGAGAACATTACCGATATTGGCGGGACTTTTTTTAAAGGCAACGGAACGAACACAAATGATAGTTGCGACACATTCATCATATTTCCTTACACAATTCGATCTAAAGAATATATCCGTTATGAAGAAATTTGAAGGAAGAAGTGTTTACTGCAGAGTTACCGATTCACAGACATTAATCGACGACCTTGAGGATTTCGGCAGCGAGGAAATCGAAAGAATGCATCGATCTGATGAACTCGAGGCTCTTTCATGAAAGAAATATTCGTGTATGTCGAAGGCCCGAGCGATAAATTGGGTTTGGAAGCCATTCTATACAATCATATTCAATTAGCTTCTCAGAAAAATAATTATATTTATTTTATTGCTCTTAACGGCAAAGACGCGTTACTCAATAAAGGCCCGATAAAAGCGATTAATATATTGAAAAACAAGAAAAACAGCCATGTTTTTATCGTACCCGATCTTTATCCTCAAAACAAACCGTTTCCTCATGCAAGCTATGAAGAATTAAAAAATGAAGTGGAGAAACGCTTTTTATATGAAATAAAGAGGAAGAATTCGGATGCAGGATTAATACATCGATTTCATGTACACTGTTTCAAGTACGAGCTTGAAGTTTTATTATTGGCTTCACCTGAAATATTATTAAAAAGATTGGGAAAGGAAAAGATAAGACAAACATGGAAAATACCCGTCGAAAATCAAAATTTCAACAAACCTCCCAAAAAAGTAATAGAATTTCTTTTCTCAGAAAATAAAAAAAGATATAAAGATACAGCCGATATACCATGGGTACTGGAGCGTTCTCAACTAAAATTATTAATGGAAAGATGCCCACAAAATTTCACTCCATTTATCGAAGATCTTTTAGCCATTATTTCAGCTTAACCGTCAAACGTCGATACGCCCATCTCCCCCCTATACGGAAGCCCGTCTCGCGCGCCCGGTTTTCTGCATTTGCGTGCGGCAAGCTCTGCGGCGAAGCGAAGACAACGTTCGATTTCCCAGTCGTGCAATGTTCCGTAGACGACCCCCGCAATGAAAGCATCACCCGCACCGGTCGTATCCACGACAGCCGTTTCAAAAGCGGGCTGTTTTATAATGCCGTTATCCGTCAGACAGAGAGAACCATCGGCCCCCAGCGTAGTGATGACGCAACGTACGCCTGTTTTTTTGAGTTCCCGCATATACGGCTCGATCCGGTTTTCGCCAAGGGTCCGGCCGAGATAATCCCGCGATGTCACGATAATATCGGCATACCGGAAAAGACGCTCGACGCCGAGCCCCGTCCGTTCGGCTTCGACAACCAGGGGGACGCCTTTTTGCCGTAATTCCGGACAGAGGTTTAAAACTGTCGGAGAAAACCGTCCGTCGCAATAAACAAGATCGACACCGTCGAGTACCCTTTCCGGGCAGGGAAGTCCGACCGTGTAATCGCCGCCGCTCCGGTGGATAATTGTCCTCGAGGAGTCCTCCTTTCCGACAATGATGACCGAAAATGGGGATTCCCCGTTCCCTTTGACCACGGCATCCGTTCCGACACCTTCTTCCTGAAGCGATGACACGATCATTCCCGCGATCGCGTCATCTCCCGTCCTCGTCACCATTTTCGTCTGCAGGCCGAGTCTGGAAAGGGCGACCAGGGTATTCGCACAGTTCCCCCCGCCCGAGGTGATAAAGGAAGAGCAGTGGTTTTTCGTATCGCGGGGGGGATATCGCGGGACTTCGAGAAGATAATCCATTGTCGCGATACCGACGCCCAGAATTGTTTTCACCTTTTCCGGAACCTCCCTCTTCGCTCCGACGCCCCCTTCAGGTGCGTACACGGGCTCTCACTTTCTTTTACGTCCGCAAGATTGATGTTTTTTATCGGAAATTTCGGGTACGTTTTCAGGTATGTACACACTCCTGATTCTCATATCGGAATTATATCATTATATCATCAAGAAACACAAAGCGCCGACTCAGATGTGTCCGTAGCCCAGTTTATCGACGACGACTTCGTTATGGACCCTGTCATTGAGATCGAAAAACCGGTCCCGGAACCTTCTCATCGGCCGTTCGTTCATCGTTTTTACCAGTAAATTCGGATGAAACTGAAAATAGACGGGTTTATCCTGATTGAGTATCGTGAGCTGCCGGTGAAACCTCAGTATTGGATTTTTCGGAAGCGGCAGATCGATATAGACCTGAAAATCGGGCTTATAGTATTTAACGAACAAGGTTTTCCCTATCGTGTTCTCGATGAGGAATCCTTCTTTTTGAAAGGTGATGTATTCGTTGATGATCTTCTTTCTTTCTATAGCTTTTGATCGCAGGGCTTCACTCGCCTTTGTCAGCGTTTCAACGATTTCACGCGCATCCGAAAGAACAATCGCCGTTTCTTTCTCCGGATCCTTCTCCTCTCGCTCCCTGAACCGTTCGAGCAGTTCCTCCGGGGTAAATCCGATATTCTCGAGCATGATCGCCGCGCTGATTTTCTCTTCACCGGGAATATCGTTTCCGATCATCCCGAACTCCTGTAAGCCTTGCCAGAGATTTCTCAAAAAACGGCTGTTTTTCACCGAATGCTTCAAATCCTCCAGGCTGATAATCCACGCTTCGTCCAAAGCTTTTCGCCCGAGGCGATCGTCTTTCCTTCTTCCAAGAAAACCGATTGTTTCGCCCCAAAGTTTTTCATAATTTTTCAAAACCAGTTTGCAGAAATGGTCCCGTTTTTTATTTGGATTGTTCACTTGATCTTTGACGATAGCCATAATCGCCTTGTTCAGGGGAATGGTTTTCCTTTCTTTTACCAGCATCACACTTCTTTCACACTGCATGATGCTGGGCAGAAAGAGCAACGGACTCAATGGCATATGTTGAATGATCCCGTGAGTGATGACGATTTCATCCAACGGATCCTTCTTTTTCATTATATCATCCTCCCTTTCTCCATATATCCGTATAATGCGAGACAACGATTTCAACGGTTATTGCATCGAGATGATCGGACCGCCGTTTCATCATCGGAAAGATCGCTCATCTGAAACTCGAGTTCTTCCAGGATCCGGTTTATTTTCTCGCGTTCTACAAGAATGAAACTGCGCGATCTGCTCATTTCGGTGACGAGAATATCCGAGGCCGAATCCGAAAGCCGTCTTTCCCCGTACTTTGTTTTATCTTTACTTCGATCACGGCAACAGTCAGTTGTTTTTCAAACCGAATATCGTATTCCGTCACTTTCGTTGTCTTCGTCGTGATACAGCCAGAGGCGGTTACGACAAGAACCATCGCACAGACCGTCGCATGCATCTTTTTCATGTTCACTCCTTTCGTGTTACGGCTTCGGTATACTTCTCACACTTGTCTGAACGACTTTTTCCATATGCTTGATCAATGGATGACTGTCGAGCGACTTCATGACGAGGTCATCGGCGACTTCATCCGCGGCGGTTTCGATAACCGTATCGGGATTGAACACCAGTCTGCTTTCGCTGCTTTCCCTCTCATCCTCCCATACGGTGTTTCCCGAATATGCATCGACGATCCTGAAAGCGGCTTTGAATTTTTTCTCGAAATAAATCCCGAGCAGCACCCGTTTTGCCTCAATAATATCGCCGTACAAAAACGCATCCGCATCGATCTTTTCCCTCAACTCCACGATCGTCACCGTCGGCAATTGACCGCCCTCGGTAATACCCAGTTCGTTCAGTCGCATGTCAATCTCATTCAAATCGACCAGATCATATTTTTTATTGCGTAACGTGCGGTACATGAGTGCCCGGGCAAACTTCTCCACGGATACATCCACACTTTCATTGGTAAAAGGAAGTACGGCAATCCTGCCCGGCGTCCAGCCGGGATCGAGAAATTTCGGCTTTGTCGCGCACCCCGCAAGCAAAAGCAGCGCAATCAGACTGCCCATACAGACCATTTTTCTCATTTTTGTACTTCCTCCTTTACTATAGATAATGTTAATCACTGTCATATTGGGTGTCAAATTTTTTGTTCAAAAAATCTCACGACCGCAGACCGATATGACGGCGCCGGCATACTTGAAATCTTGCGTGTTTTCCCGTATCATAGTAAAAGAACTGACGGCCATGAATATCAATGATATATACGGGTCTCTGGACCGACATTTTTTCTTGTCCCTTTCAATGCTCGAATCCTTCATCGAGATTTGTCCCGATGAACTCTGGTATGAAACACGGGGCGGGTTCCCTTTCTGGCAGCAACTGCTCCATACCTATTCCGGCATTCACTACTGGATGAGGTCGACGGAAAAAGCGGACGACCCCTTCCCCGGTAAAATACTCTATCCGGAACTGGATAACATTCCGGAAGATACGATCTCAAAAACCGAAATGACCGACTACGCCAAAGTAATCCGGAAAAAATGCGGGGTGTACTTCAAAAATCTTCCTCACCGATTATTCGATGCATCGATTGTCGATCGCGAAAGGACAAATCTCGATGTCGTTCTCATGTTGATACGCCATATACAGTACCATGTCGGCGGGTGTGACAGTATCCTTCGAGGGGAACGGAAATCCCCTGTCGCATGGCTGGAATGAGGTTGTTATGCCATTCTTTCCACGTTTCGGGGATATCGAACCGAGTGAAACCTGTCCGTCGAAAGGAAAAAGGCGGCCTCTCCTCTTTAAAAACGGTATTCCGATAACGTAAAAAGCATTTATTTTTACATCACCATCCGTCCCCGAAGAAAAAACCCGGCGGATTTTATTTTCGATAAAACTCCGAAACGGGAGTATCATTTGCCGCAGCCGGCGGCCGGTTCCCTTGACAATCTGATTCCTATTGATATACAATTATTATTAAATAGTCAGGAGATGCACGGTTTTTATTGATACCTGTTTATACATCCCTTGACTTTATTAAGGAAGTATTTCAAATGCAGCTAAAACTCAAACATCTGCTTGAAACACCTTATCTCGATGAGTTACAGATATCAATTGAAACGACAAATATCGAAAGATCTCACGCATTCTCGTTGAAAAACGGGCAGGTAATCAAACAAAAACTTCTTACCACTTCCTATATCCGGGAATTGATTTCACGGCAGATTAACACGATAACGATCCATCCGGATGCGAATCAGTTCTCGAGAATAATACAGCACCTGAGGGCCTCGTATCCCGATCAATATCCGAAGCCGACAAATACTTTCACGATCGATGAACTCGAAGCACTCCTTACCCAGTATGAGGAAATGAATAAATACAGCGAAAAAAAACGCTATCTCATTCTTCTTCAGGAAATTACCCGCCCTATTTCCGCCGACGGCCGAAAGCGGGACGTCGTTGTTCCTTATAAAGCCGCACTGAACCCCGCTTATATTCTAAAAATGAGGAAATATGAAACAGGGAATGCGTGTTACGAATGTTTCGACACGGAACAGGGTATTCTCATCATCACAATTTCCCGCGATGAACAGGACACACTCCATACGATTATGGCCGCCGCCGATCTCGTTGCACGGCTCGAGAAATACTTCAAACTCGATCTGGCGTATTCAATCCCCGAAGCTTTTGAAAAATTCAAGGCAAATCAGCCAAAGCTGGTGGTCTTCGGCAACTACAAATATAAAAACAAAAACGGAGATGAAGTGATCAACGCGAAAGCACGGTACAGCTATCTGGAAATACGCAATTTCGACATTTACCTCAAATGCCTTTTTATCGACCAGGTCAATTTACAGGAAAACCGCGAAAAACTCGCACAGGAAATTCTGACCGCATACAAACAACCGTATACGATTACAATATCCGACAGCAAGGTCCCGTTACAGGAACCGGACAAGAAAAAATATCTGAATCTGCTGGAAAAACTCAACAGGCAATTCTCCATGGAAGAATATCTGAAACTCTCGATCCAGTTGAAATCAATCGAAAACACCTATCAGGTCGCGTTTCTCAAAAATCAGTTAAAAAATATCCATAAACTCCATTCGGTAACATATAAATAATGTATCGTGTTCTCTGCGTCGATGACATACTATCCGGCATGTCGCTTTCCTCACAAAAAGCAGGTGACATATTCTAAGGCGGGGGGTATTATCGACAGAAAAGGCGGCCTTCGGCCGGGATAAGCATGTATTGGCATTAAATAACGCAATAACAAGGAGAAAACATGAGCAGTATACATATTCTCTCACAAGCATGTGAGCTCGATCTACTCGCCCTCGGGGCGCTGGTCCACAGACTGGATCCCGGTGTGATTCCCTTCCGTAAAGCGCGTGAATTGTCAGTCCATGTATCCGGAGGAGAATACAATGTCGCGGCCAATTGTTCCGATTGTTTCGGACTGAAAACCGGCATTGCCACGGCCATGGTGGACTACGGTATCGGCGAACTGGTTCAAAACCGGATCAGGGAAATGGGGGTGAAGCCCTATTACACATGGTTCGAGCATGACGGCGTCCGCGGACCGAATATCGCGACCGTTTACAGCGACCGCGGTTTCGGAGTCAGGCCCCCCCGTGTTTTCTACAACCGGTCGCAGGAAGCGGCGGCG
It contains:
- a CDS encoding radical SAM protein, whose protein sequence is MAYSLSNAVWEITYACNMRCKHCGSSCGEKYPDELTTEEALGLCDDLAGLGLQILTLSGGEPFLRKDWFQLAKRLSSQNVLVNAISNGWYITEELIDKARENGLVNIGVSLDGLKETHDFIRMKGSFERVVNALETMRRLGMSSVVCTSINKRNLPELPELYKLIKDKGVQRWQFQIASPMGNLLEHMELVMEPKEIDVLIDFCHTVACERFMAVDIADDIGYYNVKLKEIRQQEENGDNEVFVWSGCKAGKCVAGIRANGDITGCLSIRDDNFIEGNVRSIPLKKLWTSPGAFAWNREMTKSHLKGFCRKCQYGAYCLGGCTGAKLTLTGSLYENKYCSFRIAIEKEEKKIGEIDDFNELISGARKAIEDEEYQIAELYLSRAHRLRLDEPEILKMLGFVNFFLENYEEAETYNEKIIAMYPRDAYAYKGLGLCLAKTGRVEKGIDYLKQAISLASDDFMDPYYDLAVVLDENDRTKEAVALLEEARGKSQPFIGQSEDLYQSLKSKLTHTN
- the asnB gene encoding asparagine synthase (glutamine-hydrolyzing); amino-acid sequence: MSGIAGFLDFGEEWRGKNKHDVLLRMIKVLEHRGPDMSGTYEKDPCHLAHCRLSIIDLSKAGRQPVTNSKGTITMIYAGTTYNYKELRNRYHLDEKGYVFNSSSDAEVLLHLYEELGINFLKQLNGIFSLAIWDTRSRTLYCARDPYGFAPLFYLHQGKSFWFGSEIKAVLQSPFYTPQPDLEALYHFFGYDYVPGTLTPFQGIRELPPGRVLAIGMDKREPVLTRFFDIAYDIDKRISEKEAIARSRDLMIQAVKRQLAADVKVGVMLSGGMDSSTLSALCAKIRGDSDFHTFALSFDDVSFDESPYSQLVSRVLGTRHHEIKVTAEKVKALLPKHLVYIDEPYADGAAIPTYLLAETAKDFVSVLLSGEGGDEFFAGYTLYSAYKIRRLYRALVPGFIRKGIIRPLVHKLPVSYDKLSFDFKAKRFTHGCELSVPHSHYKWREVLSKEARLEVFASPERFSGFPESQQFFIDTFESANAKDTLNKLMYVEFNNQLPNDLMIKNERMTMAHSIEARVPFTDNDLVRFLSTMPVHYKMKGMRKKHLMRSAMKGLLPKEIIEKKKVGMEMPYSKWFCSELRDFTDGIISEKRLNDTGLFNGKEVRRLWDEHQTMKVDHGRFFWGLLSYMLWHEAYIEKRNFADYLSPPRKPRVKNV
- a CDS encoding NADP-dependent malic enzyme, whose amino-acid sequence is MQTIPMAGVFGFNWFNVWYTPGVSGVSTAIRDDNDTSFELTGRGNHVAVVSDSTCVLGDGDCTPPGGLGVMEGKAFLMKYLGGLEATALCIDSRNKDGEHDPEKIIDFVSMVEPSFGAINLEDISQPNCYTVLDRLKERCSIPVWHDDAEGTACVTLGALFNALKLAGKAMNSMRAVFIGAGASNTAIARIICEAGADPGRIIMFDSQGALHKKRDDLKTDSPDDRKWELCNKTNPSCVTDIEKAMTGADVLIALSRPGPDIVKRDWIGRMNERPIVFACANPVPEIYPYAAKEAGAFIVATGRGDFPNQVNNALGFPGILKGALLIRATKISDRMVIAAANSLATFAEKRGIHPENIIAAMDETDVFPHEAADVAMSAVEDGLARISKSRDEIYERAKKDILLAQDTVHLLIKKGFIKRPPQAMLQEAFEYAMKQVSG
- a CDS encoding Gfo/Idh/MocA family oxidoreductase; translation: MSNKIQWGIIATGTIANKFAADFSRVGEGELAGIGSRFTDKAKSFAKKYGIKRFYGSYRELAEDPAIDAIYIATPNHLHHDNTLMCLDAGKSVLCEKPFTLNKDQTARCIDTAVKRKAFLMEAMWMRFNPAITRLMEYLSKSSIGDIVGIRADFGFSTPFDPASRLFNPGLGGGALLDVGVYTISLAVMILGKPLEIKSMAAIGKSGVDEENSVVLRHKGDRLSVLTSGFRANTSREADIYGTEGNIKLHAPWHRAPKLTLFRNESRKTIIVRKDTFAEKSQGLNNQVDHVIGCMKKGYGESPVMPWSDSLLVMEIMDEIRTQWGLRYPQEA